Proteins found in one Capillibacterium thermochitinicola genomic segment:
- the tkt gene encoding transketolase, whose protein sequence is MITTIANTIRGLAADMVEKANSGHPGMPLGAADLAAVLYAEALKHDPTCPEWPDRDRFVLSAGHGSALLYSLLHLTGYPLPMEELKRFRQLNSKTPGHPEYWEVPGIETTTGPLGQGIANAVGMALAERMLAARYNRPGHEIIDHYTYVIAGDGCLMEGVSSEACSLAGDLKLGKLIVFYDDNEITIEGSTDLAFKEDVAKRFAAYGWQVLSIDGHNPEEIRKAIAEAKADRNRPSLIVARTEIGHASPLAGNPHVHGAPLGKENVAALKKNLGLPEEEFYVPTEVQAFFQEKRNEWLKCRQDWERRFEAWAAAYPDLKADWDRIMRKELPADLESALPKYEAGTSFATREIGGKVLNALAAKLPELVGGSADLAPSTKTYINGAGDVSADDFSGKNLRFGVREHGMGAILNGMALHGGFRVYGSTFFVFSDYMRPTIRLAALMKQPVIFVFTHDSFYVGEDGPTHQPIEHAEALRVIPGLHTIRPADANETAWAWLSALQRTDGPTALLLTRQNVPTLTGTNWDGFKRGGYVLREPEGNADLVIIATGSEVALALAAAEKLAAEGKKARVVSMPCREVFLAQDPDYIKRVLGTDLPRVTIEAGVGSGWYQLTGPSGLVISLDRFGASAPAGDLQKLFGFTPDAVVARIKTHFGW, encoded by the coding sequence ATGATTACAACCATCGCTAACACGATTCGAGGTTTAGCCGCAGATATGGTCGAAAAAGCTAATTCCGGCCACCCTGGCATGCCACTGGGGGCAGCAGATCTGGCGGCTGTCCTCTACGCCGAAGCCTTAAAGCATGATCCGACCTGCCCGGAATGGCCGGACCGGGACCGTTTCGTTCTCTCCGCCGGACATGGTTCTGCTCTCCTCTATAGCCTGTTACATTTAACCGGCTATCCACTGCCGATGGAAGAACTGAAGCGTTTCCGCCAATTAAACTCCAAAACCCCCGGTCACCCCGAATACTGGGAAGTTCCCGGCATCGAAACCACCACTGGTCCCCTGGGTCAAGGTATCGCCAACGCCGTGGGGATGGCCTTAGCCGAAAGAATGCTAGCCGCCCGGTATAACCGGCCCGGGCATGAGATCATAGACCATTATACCTATGTGATCGCCGGCGACGGCTGTTTGATGGAGGGCGTGTCGTCCGAGGCCTGCTCCTTAGCCGGCGACTTGAAACTGGGTAAACTGATCGTCTTTTATGATGATAACGAGATCACAATCGAAGGCTCGACGGATCTGGCCTTCAAAGAGGATGTGGCAAAACGCTTTGCCGCCTACGGCTGGCAGGTTCTGAGCATCGACGGCCACAATCCGGAAGAGATCCGCAAGGCCATTGCCGAGGCCAAAGCCGATCGGAACCGCCCGAGCTTGATCGTGGCCAGAACCGAAATTGGTCACGCCAGTCCCCTTGCCGGCAATCCTCATGTGCATGGTGCGCCCTTGGGCAAAGAGAACGTAGCCGCCCTCAAAAAGAACCTGGGGCTGCCCGAAGAAGAATTTTACGTTCCCACCGAAGTACAGGCTTTCTTCCAAGAAAAACGGAACGAATGGCTCAAATGCCGTCAGGATTGGGAGCGCCGCTTTGAAGCCTGGGCCGCAGCCTATCCCGATTTAAAAGCGGACTGGGACCGGATCATGCGGAAAGAGCTTCCCGCCGATCTGGAGTCGGCCCTGCCCAAGTACGAAGCCGGAACCTCCTTTGCCACCCGTGAAATCGGTGGTAAGGTATTAAACGCTTTGGCAGCCAAACTGCCCGAACTGGTCGGCGGCTCAGCGGACCTGGCTCCTTCCACCAAAACATATATCAACGGAGCTGGTGATGTCAGCGCTGATGACTTCAGCGGCAAGAACCTCCGTTTTGGCGTCCGCGAACACGGAATGGGGGCCATCTTGAACGGGATGGCACTGCACGGTGGTTTCCGGGTTTACGGTTCGACCTTCTTTGTCTTCTCCGATTATATGCGTCCGACCATCCGTTTGGCCGCCCTCATGAAACAGCCGGTCATTTTCGTCTTCACCCATGACTCTTTCTACGTGGGCGAAGACGGACCCACCCACCAGCCGATTGAACACGCCGAGGCACTACGGGTCATCCCCGGCCTTCACACCATCCGCCCGGCCGACGCCAATGAAACGGCCTGGGCCTGGTTGTCCGCCCTCCAACGGACCGATGGACCGACTGCCCTGCTCTTGACCAGACAAAACGTGCCCACCCTTACCGGGACCAATTGGGACGGGTTTAAACGGGGCGGTTACGTCCTCCGCGAACCGGAAGGCAATGCCGACCTTGTAATCATCGCCACCGGGAGTGAAGTCGCCCTGGCCCTCGCCGCTGCGGAAAAATTGGCGGCCGAAGGAAAAAAAGCCCGGGTGGTCTCCATGCCTTGCCGCGAAGTCTTCTTGGCCCAGGATCCGGACTACATCAAGCGTGTTCTAGGCACCGATCTCCCGCGGGTTACGATCGAAGCCGGCGTTGGCAGTGGTTGGTACCAACTGACCGGCCCTTCCGGCCTGGTGATCTCCCTAGACCGCTTTGGAGCCAGCGCCCCGGCGGGCGACCTGCAAAAACTCTTCGGCTTTACCCCGGACGCGGTCGTCGCCCGGATCAAAACCCACTTTGGCTGGTAA